One Kiritimatiellales bacterium genomic window carries:
- a CDS encoding C10 family peptidase, with protein MLSPLKTTVIFLLCGAAILPAAEITVEQAKTAAGNWRLRSTEPLGTTLGQTVDNAETYYDSTRAPVFHVVKFSGGGFAVLSADTGVRPVIAFSSGDALEADEQNPLWALLTGDLPERMSAARAAQTAVQTFSTHATAAQILPEDEWTQLLTPSRMRSAALPDDVRVAPLIQSKWGQDNWRDRYRLYTTNVFNYYTPSNYVCGCVATMTAQIMRYHQFPATGIPAGSYTCVVNDISLNLTMQGGVYDWGSMPLVPVGTLSETQQKAIGKLTSDIGISLRAQYTANGTGAFAFLVADEIVSRFQYANAQKLVSSSGLTGYIDSAVLANLDAKLPVGLGIQGNAGHAVVADGYGYKNGIRYVHLNMGWNGTDDVWYNIPEISAGGHTFDVLTTIIYNIFPTNTGEIISGRILDQNGIPAAGATAFVKKGSTVISTTSDSNGIYAVIAPAPATYQITATTANGWTGSKTVTVSKSVQANTTYNDATGEGWSSSTGSSGNQWGINISAATPPPATQNSPVSVPYVWLETNGLAAAGSPPAVYETAAMNDKDGDGMKAWEEYVAGTDPNDASDYFRVSFAPFQPNAAVITWSPAYTSRNYIVEGRATLTNPWETVAATNATHSFFRVKVKLP; from the coding sequence ATGCTTTCTCCGTTAAAAACAACTGTGATTTTTCTGCTGTGCGGCGCCGCGATACTGCCGGCGGCGGAAATTACGGTTGAACAGGCCAAAACAGCTGCCGGCAACTGGCGGTTGCGCAGCACGGAACCGCTGGGCACAACACTGGGGCAAACGGTCGACAATGCTGAAACATATTATGACAGCACCCGCGCACCGGTTTTTCATGTAGTAAAATTTTCCGGCGGCGGTTTTGCCGTATTGTCCGCCGATACCGGCGTACGGCCGGTCATTGCTTTTTCTTCCGGCGATGCTCTGGAAGCAGACGAGCAGAATCCGTTGTGGGCATTGCTTACCGGCGATCTGCCTGAGCGGATGTCCGCTGCACGCGCGGCGCAAACCGCAGTTCAAACGTTTAGCACACATGCAACAGCAGCACAAATTTTACCGGAGGATGAATGGACACAATTATTAACACCATCACGAATGCGCAGTGCAGCCTTGCCGGACGATGTCCGTGTTGCACCTTTGATTCAATCGAAATGGGGACAGGACAACTGGCGTGACAGATACCGGCTTTATACAACCAATGTTTTCAATTACTATACGCCGAGCAATTATGTTTGTGGTTGCGTCGCCACAATGACAGCACAGATTATGCGGTATCATCAGTTCCCGGCAACAGGCATTCCGGCCGGATCCTACACCTGCGTCGTTAACGACATCTCCTTGAATCTCACCATGCAGGGCGGAGTTTATGACTGGGGAAGCATGCCGCTAGTCCCAGTCGGGACACTTTCTGAAACTCAACAAAAAGCGATTGGTAAATTGACATCTGACATTGGAATATCTCTCCGTGCGCAATATACAGCCAACGGTACCGGCGCTTTCGCATTCCTGGTTGCGGATGAAATTGTTTCGCGGTTTCAATATGCAAATGCACAAAAACTCGTGAGTTCCTCCGGGCTGACCGGTTATATTGATTCAGCCGTGCTGGCAAATCTGGATGCAAAACTTCCGGTCGGACTCGGCATTCAAGGGAATGCCGGGCATGCCGTTGTTGCAGACGGCTACGGCTATAAAAACGGAATACGTTATGTTCATTTAAACATGGGATGGAATGGCACGGATGACGTCTGGTATAACATTCCTGAGATTTCTGCCGGCGGACACACGTTCGATGTCCTGACAACCATCATCTATAATATCTTTCCAACCAACACCGGCGAAATCATCAGCGGACGGATTCTGGATCAAAACGGTATTCCGGCAGCCGGCGCAACCGCTTTTGTAAAAAAAGGATCGACTGTCATTTCGACCACGTCCGACAGTAACGGAATTTATGCCGTCATTGCTCCGGCACCGGCGACATATCAAATTACGGCAACTACCGCGAACGGCTGGACCGGTTCAAAGACTGTTACTGTTTCAAAAAGCGTTCAGGCAAATACAACCTATAATGATGCAACCGGCGAAGGCTGGAGTTCGTCTACCGGCAGTTCAGGGAATCAATGGGGCATTAATATATCGGCAGCCACGCCGCCGCCGGCAACACAAAACTCGCCGGTATCGGTCCCCTATGTGTGGCTTGAAACCAACGGCCTGGCGGCCGCCGGGAGTCCGCCGGCGGTGTATGAAACAGCGGCAATGAATGATAAAGACGGCGACGGCATGAAGGCGTGGGAAGAATATGTGGCCGGCACCGATCCAAATGATGCTTCCGATTATTTCCGCGTCTCCTTCGCACCGTTTCAACCCAACGCCGCAGTAATTACCTGGTCGCCGGCGTATACCAGCCGCAACTACATTGTCGAAGGGCGTGCCACACTCACCAACCCGTGGGAAACTGTTGCCGCAACCAATGCAACGCACAGTTTTTTCAGAGTAAAAGTTAAACTGCCCTAG
- a CDS encoding right-handed parallel beta-helix repeat-containing protein has protein sequence MAVFTFLLSSILFISTSGFSQTNVFVCSLNSGIPELKRDVAYVNNQDKSGFQCYWTDEKGRRDLGQQFTVSSVFSARSLALQINSGGSSLEGCPFRIIFAHRKTGSTQPGKVIAIQDGFVPGKGQRPRSGTWLILEFPAVQFESGAYCFLLQYKEAGPAGQAITLNTAGAANAYSGGEGLQSYSADPSKIVAGRAINFILSSDSWAEVENSNIPRILEVDRRGGTPYASLEAAANVIRAGDTLRIAPGSGPYREQLYIRASGRPDAPITVEGNGELVTGFDPLAGFREENGVMVCDLPVEFPCVVTYRGERLRQSAATRQFTKYARLSGDSKRIELLPGTDTNNWEVSVRYFAVRIQDASNHIYRNLKASGAQNDGFNLHGTGSNIIFKNIEGFQNLDEGFSSHDNIASEIRGGLFYDNDNGIVNINSSVTLMENVSVYNNLGWGFRQYHQCTGILKQFNSYSNGICQIEISGESIAQITNCTASVPPWTERQWTSYMESRNHSVMPAVKIDPEAEVAGYVTTE, from the coding sequence ATGGCTGTTTTTACATTTTTACTATCCAGCATTTTGTTTATAAGTACGTCCGGTTTTTCACAGACAAATGTATTTGTCTGTTCGCTCAATAGTGGTATTCCTGAGTTGAAACGTGATGTTGCGTATGTAAACAATCAGGATAAGAGTGGATTTCAGTGCTACTGGACTGATGAAAAAGGCCGGCGCGATTTAGGACAGCAGTTCACCGTTTCTTCGGTATTCAGTGCGCGCAGTCTGGCATTGCAGATTAACTCCGGCGGCTCTTCGCTTGAAGGGTGTCCGTTTCGTATTATTTTCGCGCACCGGAAAACCGGCAGTACACAGCCGGGAAAAGTGATTGCCATACAGGACGGATTCGTTCCCGGAAAAGGGCAGCGCCCGCGCAGCGGAACATGGCTGATTTTGGAATTTCCGGCAGTGCAGTTTGAATCCGGCGCCTATTGTTTTCTTTTGCAGTATAAAGAAGCTGGTCCGGCCGGACAGGCGATTACGCTGAATACCGCCGGTGCCGCAAATGCATATTCCGGCGGTGAAGGGCTGCAGTCCTATTCTGCTGATCCGTCAAAGATCGTTGCCGGACGCGCCATTAATTTTATTCTTTCGTCGGATTCATGGGCGGAGGTGGAAAATTCCAATATACCGCGGATTCTGGAAGTGGACCGGCGGGGCGGCACGCCATACGCATCGCTTGAAGCCGCCGCCAATGTAATTCGTGCCGGGGATACGCTGCGTATTGCACCGGGCAGTGGACCGTACCGTGAACAGCTTTATATCCGCGCTTCTGGTCGTCCGGATGCGCCGATTACCGTTGAAGGTAATGGAGAGCTTGTAACCGGGTTTGATCCTCTGGCCGGTTTTCGTGAAGAGAACGGTGTGATGGTTTGCGATCTGCCGGTTGAGTTTCCCTGTGTTGTAACTTATCGCGGCGAGCGGCTGCGGCAGAGTGCCGCAACCAGACAGTTCACAAAATATGCCCGTCTTTCCGGAGACAGTAAGCGGATTGAACTGCTTCCGGGGACTGATACGAACAACTGGGAGGTTTCTGTCCGTTATTTCGCAGTGCGGATTCAGGACGCATCAAATCATATCTACCGTAATCTGAAAGCGTCCGGTGCACAGAATGACGGATTCAATCTGCACGGAACCGGAAGCAATATTATATTTAAAAATATTGAAGGATTTCAGAATCTGGACGAAGGGTTTTCGTCGCACGACAACATCGCCAGTGAGATTCGCGGCGGGCTGTTTTATGATAATGACAACGGAATAGTAAATATTAACTCAAGTGTTACGCTAATGGAAAATGTTTCTGTGTACAATAATCTCGGCTGGGGATTCCGGCAGTATCATCAGTGCACCGGGATTTTAAAACAGTTCAATTCATACAGTAACGGAATCTGCCAGATCGAAATTTCCGGCGAGTCCATTGCTCAGATTACCAATTGCACTGCGTCCGTTCCGCCGTGGACGGAACGGCAATGGACCAGTTATATGGAATCAAGAAATCATTCCGTGATGCCGGCAGTGAAAATTGACCCGGAGGCGGAAGTTGCTGGATATGTCACTACGGAGTGA
- a CDS encoding AraC family transcriptional regulator yields the protein MNENVPVQFDAVEKAISAFESIHSLNITVHDLSGILSPFIQAHRFHHRSRHCLAVKAQGQESTCVHFEISSLRPELSNIPDGRIHVCPAGFVEWVVPVFHQQELALVLFAGIRLPGKTLVSAIRTAPIKWDKSLRNKHRQKINVIGEKEAQLILEHLRQLAARLQLWLENFYSVKKKTKSPDAFSANSLIKRKLIVYRFIEENYQEHLTVKMLAQHLHLSESRTSHAVRQSCGVSFRSLLIQRRLCAAMELLRDSGMSILQIALSTGFSDITHFHRLFRKKVGTTPAKYRIIGQS from the coding sequence ATGAATGAAAATGTTCCAGTCCAATTTGATGCGGTTGAAAAAGCAATTTCTGCTTTTGAATCTATTCATTCTCTGAACATTACCGTTCACGATCTCTCTGGCATTCTCAGTCCGTTCATTCAGGCGCACCGTTTTCATCACCGTTCCAGACATTGTCTGGCCGTAAAAGCACAAGGACAGGAAAGCACCTGTGTTCATTTTGAAATTTCTTCGTTGCGTCCTGAGTTAAGTAATATTCCGGACGGACGGATTCATGTCTGTCCCGCCGGATTTGTTGAATGGGTTGTGCCTGTTTTTCATCAGCAGGAGCTGGCGCTGGTTCTTTTTGCCGGAATCCGCCTGCCCGGCAAAACGCTTGTTTCTGCAATACGCACCGCGCCAATCAAATGGGATAAATCGCTGCGGAATAAACACCGGCAGAAAATAAATGTTATCGGTGAAAAAGAGGCGCAGCTTATTCTTGAACACCTGCGCCAGCTTGCCGCCCGTCTGCAGTTATGGCTGGAAAATTTTTATTCAGTAAAAAAGAAAACAAAATCGCCGGATGCATTTTCCGCAAATTCACTCATTAAACGGAAACTTATTGTTTACCGGTTCATTGAAGAAAATTATCAGGAACATCTCACCGTAAAAATGCTGGCGCAGCATCTTCACCTGAGTGAAAGCCGGACAAGTCACGCAGTCCGGCAAAGCTGCGGTGTGAGTTTCCGCAGTTTACTGATTCAGCGCCGCCTCTGTGCCGCGATGGAACTGCTGCGTGACTCCGGCATGAGTATCCTGCAAATTGCCCTGTCCACCGGCTTCTCGGATATCACCCATTTCCACCGCCTGTTTCGAAAAAAAGTTGGAACAACTCCGGCAAAATATCGGATCATAGGTCAATCGTAA
- a CDS encoding D-2-hydroxyacid dehydrogenase — MIKIAVLDGYTLNPGDNPWDELNEFGTVEIYDRTAPEEFFERAANANILLTNKTPIGREQIELLPKLKFIAVLATGYNVVDIEAAAEKGIPVANVPTYGTDSVAQHALALLLELTNHTGAADKSIRDGRWSSCPDFSYWDKSNIELRGAILGIVGFGRIGQQMARLGAALGMKIIYADAKEINLPEIPAQRVGVEELFEQADVVSLHCSQAPENFQFVNTALIAKMKLSALLINTARGTLIKEDDLAEALRNGVIAGAGLDVLSIEPPLPANPLLTAPNCILTPHVAWSSLAGRRRLMKTTLENVRGFLEGKAVNIVNGVLPDKK; from the coding sequence ATGATAAAAATAGCGGTTTTAGACGGTTATACACTCAATCCCGGTGACAATCCCTGGGATGAACTCAATGAATTCGGAACCGTAGAAATATATGACCGGACGGCGCCGGAAGAATTTTTTGAGCGGGCTGCAAACGCAAATATTCTGCTTACGAATAAAACGCCGATTGGCCGTGAACAGATTGAATTACTCCCTAAGTTGAAATTTATCGCAGTCCTTGCCACCGGCTATAATGTTGTAGATATAGAAGCGGCCGCAGAAAAAGGAATTCCTGTTGCCAATGTTCCGACGTATGGCACTGATTCGGTGGCGCAGCATGCGCTGGCGCTGCTGCTGGAATTAACTAATCACACCGGCGCCGCGGACAAAAGCATTCGCGACGGACGATGGAGTTCGTGTCCGGACTTCAGCTATTGGGATAAATCAAATATTGAATTGCGCGGTGCGATTTTAGGAATTGTCGGATTCGGCCGGATCGGACAGCAAATGGCACGGCTTGGCGCGGCGCTTGGAATGAAAATTATTTATGCGGACGCAAAAGAAATCAACCTGCCGGAAATTCCTGCGCAGCGGGTCGGTGTTGAAGAACTTTTTGAGCAGGCGGATGTTGTTTCGCTGCACTGCAGTCAGGCGCCGGAAAATTTTCAGTTTGTGAACACCGCCTTGATTGCAAAAATGAAACTGTCTGCGCTGCTGATTAATACGGCGCGCGGAACGCTGATAAAAGAAGACGATCTCGCGGAAGCATTGCGGAATGGTGTGATTGCCGGAGCAGGGCTTGATGTGCTGTCTATTGAGCCGCCGCTTCCAGCGAATCCTTTATTAACTGCGCCAAACTGTATTTTAACTCCGCATGTGGCATGGAGCAGTCTGGCCGGACGCCGGCGGCTGATGAAAACAACGCTGGAAAATGTGCGGGGATTTCTAGAAGGCAAAGCAGTCAATATTGTGAACGGCGTTCTGCCGGATAAAAAATGA
- a CDS encoding FAD-dependent oxidoreductase: protein MKHVDGTYLLQRNIPAEAGYDLVVAGGGPAGTAAAVCAGRLGLRVLLIEATGCLGGMGTAGLVSAWSDTADGERMIAGGFAAELINRLHQRGYLKPGIHPDRWAKDLHGGFGFNPEGLKLILDESCAEAGVEVRFFTHLIDADYEQGNVKGVIVNNIEGHRYIPAHTFIDGTGDAVLAKLCGVACREAGRDTPDIMAPTLCAIQAGIDTETFDMTVQQDAVFKAIADGFLSQNDRHIPGLFIHSDTTAIMNAGHLFGTDALNCRSLSDGMVQGRRFAEEYTRFFKKYLRGCENMRLMATGALLGIRESRRIRGEYELNYDDFIARRSFPDQICIYNKSVDIHVHDCSDEQWERYTKEFLQIDRLGKGEYYGLPYGILVPAGGWNNLWVAGRCNSSDIKMHGAIRDQPACFMMGEAAGAAAVQSIKTGQPACDLNTAMLVKTLRRQGGVLPQRQLIKTMTKN, encoded by the coding sequence ATGAAACACGTTGACGGTACTTATTTGTTGCAGAGAAATATTCCTGCTGAGGCAGGTTATGATTTAGTCGTTGCCGGCGGCGGTCCTGCCGGTACTGCCGCCGCGGTTTGTGCCGGACGGCTCGGATTGCGCGTACTGTTAATTGAAGCGACAGGCTGTTTAGGCGGAATGGGAACAGCCGGGCTGGTTTCAGCCTGGTCGGATACTGCCGATGGAGAGCGCATGATTGCCGGTGGATTTGCAGCCGAATTAATTAACCGGCTGCATCAACGCGGTTATTTAAAACCGGGTATTCATCCCGACCGATGGGCCAAAGATCTGCACGGCGGTTTCGGATTTAATCCAGAGGGACTCAAACTGATCCTTGATGAATCCTGTGCCGAGGCCGGCGTAGAAGTCCGTTTTTTCACGCACCTGATAGATGCAGATTACGAGCAGGGAAATGTAAAAGGAGTGATCGTGAATAACATTGAAGGGCACCGTTATATTCCGGCGCATACTTTTATCGATGGAACCGGTGATGCGGTTTTAGCGAAACTTTGCGGTGTTGCCTGCCGTGAAGCAGGCAGAGATACTCCCGATATTATGGCACCGACACTGTGTGCGATTCAGGCGGGTATTGATACAGAAACGTTCGATATGACTGTTCAACAGGATGCGGTCTTTAAAGCCATTGCGGACGGTTTTTTATCGCAAAATGACCGTCATATTCCCGGCTTGTTTATTCACAGTGATACAACAGCAATTATGAATGCTGGGCACCTTTTCGGTACGGATGCGTTAAATTGCCGCAGTCTGAGTGACGGGATGGTGCAAGGGCGCAGATTTGCAGAAGAATATACGCGGTTCTTCAAAAAATATCTGCGGGGGTGTGAAAACATGCGTCTTATGGCAACCGGCGCACTGCTGGGGATTCGTGAATCAAGGCGCATTCGGGGTGAATATGAATTGAATTATGATGATTTTATCGCGCGCCGCAGTTTCCCTGATCAAATTTGCATTTATAATAAATCGGTGGATATTCATGTTCACGATTGTTCTGATGAACAGTGGGAACGTTATACAAAAGAATTTCTTCAAATCGACCGCCTCGGGAAAGGCGAATATTACGGACTGCCGTATGGAATTCTGGTTCCGGCAGGCGGCTGGAATAATTTATGGGTCGCCGGACGGTGTAATTCCAGTGACATAAAAATGCACGGTGCCATTCGTGATCAGCCGGCCTGTTTTATGATGGGAGAAGCTGCCGGTGCGGCGGCGGTACAATCAATAAAAACCGGACAACCTGCCTGTGATTTGAACACTGCGATGCTTGTAAAAACATTACGCCGGCAGGGCGGAGTACTTCCGCAGCGGCAACTTATTAAAACAATGACGAAAAACTGA
- a CDS encoding alpha-amylase family protein encodes MLRILSIVLMLSTRGACGGDFSKWNAQAGEGVRIQRNGEFIEVSYESAQKKAVIIRPSRPVPLTEDTSRIRLWFASLQGEFDLILLVTDGKQVEHEVKLETSRYFSSWIHPKSVLEKFSCWYQADSGLLAPTAKIEDRVQREYLKTVRSMLWPQPLQLSGLKIVPATSTRNALANAQDVAAGKVRVCLANWDAISFDGLSADTNWFLEERGRWGWNTNPVIFPDDLTMTSGERRYQLELRKGFQGEVIWKKEGTLTVQQDNAANLFRNAVKLPVPPRGRYFLDAKVWLPDGTLEGTRWMHMYVYQSPETETVSVQSSMEWVSGREWNVFEANEAAELTLACSASEVFSLPKSARCDVSIRNWQETEVFKTNCVPGERISFQGTPGQAYVITGKLFFGTRLINQTQLMFGFKNQETVSGSYTVPESVPYREELLRGEVQFAAEHWGEYLQHYGPICPPSGYGLPMTPARAAKLDEWLNSLPEHGVEIAGFYFTSGMVEPLPGVFFWEELDRRIELAGSLGLKVILNPSAPNSNPYREPIWSDSMPMLDQYGYTFLDTAGKYTWPGSWSMGESYFPFLKAMAAHFAENPVVVAYKLEKLAARDRESSETKAELRIADYSLDAQNAYTAWRTNNGLAPEALAKRFSLPGVDAPDTGPDLSPEWQSTMAFRAFSGYEWVKQSMETIREIDPRRMLIVYQMATMENVIPLLKQYGGTLLPEGGPNYNELYESSLMTQMGLPYAHEPSTFVPKERAHIDSSYFYSSCFGNEAFWNFRWHQDAYGQQTDLLPALEFLKKSMPAYQEWYATGRMEPEILVLGSRAEKLLSRPRRIELPGLAGFTEFVALYLFHQIPAHYANEFTDWVDLQKFKLVILAGDVVPENVAERITAYAQNGGKVLLSGSAGQYEPGNPSSRNVLSERLIALPNVRRISAPAVTVPNAYWSTHGHVKTMFNQTELEPVLEWAGIQRNITTSAPGFAVLLRTGDDGCLYAAVFRRLQYGRLPGATLQETFDGDTVGCTVTVHQLSADRYTVELFHREKRSMGKIKPDSNQSITIAVDTMEQGEFRLFKLTPEK; translated from the coding sequence ATGTTAAGAATATTGAGTATCGTTTTAATGCTGTCTACGCGCGGGGCATGCGGCGGTGATTTTTCGAAGTGGAATGCACAGGCGGGTGAGGGTGTGCGGATTCAGCGGAATGGTGAATTTATTGAAGTTTCTTATGAGTCGGCACAAAAAAAAGCGGTGATAATTCGTCCGTCAAGACCGGTTCCTCTGACTGAAGATACCTCACGAATCCGGTTGTGGTTTGCGTCGCTTCAAGGAGAATTTGATTTAATTTTATTAGTTACTGACGGTAAGCAAGTGGAGCATGAGGTGAAGCTGGAAACCAGCCGGTATTTCAGTTCGTGGATTCATCCGAAAAGTGTGCTGGAAAAATTTTCCTGCTGGTATCAGGCGGATTCTGGACTGCTTGCGCCAACTGCAAAAATTGAGGATCGCGTACAGAGAGAATATCTGAAGACAGTCCGCAGTATGCTTTGGCCTCAGCCGCTGCAGCTTTCCGGACTGAAGATTGTTCCGGCAACAAGTACGCGCAATGCGCTGGCGAATGCCCAGGATGTGGCTGCCGGGAAAGTCCGGGTCTGTCTGGCGAACTGGGATGCGATCTCTTTTGACGGACTGAGTGCCGATACAAACTGGTTTTTAGAAGAACGGGGCCGGTGGGGCTGGAATACAAATCCGGTTATTTTCCCGGATGACCTTACGATGACTTCCGGTGAGAGACGCTATCAGCTCGAGTTGCGGAAAGGGTTTCAGGGCGAGGTGATCTGGAAAAAGGAAGGTACATTAACTGTCCAGCAGGACAATGCTGCGAATCTGTTCCGCAACGCGGTGAAACTTCCTGTTCCGCCGCGCGGTCGCTATTTTCTGGATGCAAAAGTCTGGCTTCCTGATGGAACACTGGAAGGCACCCGGTGGATGCATATGTATGTGTATCAGAGTCCTGAAACGGAAACGGTATCGGTTCAGTCCTCAATGGAATGGGTCAGCGGACGGGAATGGAATGTCTTTGAGGCGAATGAAGCGGCGGAGTTAACATTAGCGTGCAGTGCATCAGAAGTTTTTTCTCTGCCGAAATCGGCGCGGTGCGATGTTTCAATTCGCAACTGGCAGGAGACAGAAGTTTTTAAAACAAACTGCGTCCCCGGCGAGCGCATTTCATTTCAGGGCACTCCCGGTCAGGCATATGTGATTACCGGAAAACTGTTTTTCGGCACGCGATTGATTAATCAGACCCAGTTAATGTTCGGTTTTAAAAATCAGGAAACTGTGTCCGGTTCGTATACGGTTCCGGAATCTGTGCCGTACCGCGAAGAACTGTTGCGCGGAGAAGTTCAGTTTGCCGCGGAACACTGGGGCGAATATTTGCAGCATTACGGCCCGATCTGTCCGCCGTCCGGATACGGACTTCCGATGACGCCGGCGCGCGCGGCGAAACTGGATGAGTGGCTGAACAGCCTGCCGGAACATGGTGTTGAAATTGCCGGATTTTATTTTACTTCGGGAATGGTTGAACCTCTGCCGGGAGTATTTTTCTGGGAGGAACTTGACCGCCGGATTGAACTGGCCGGCAGTTTAGGCCTTAAGGTGATACTTAATCCGTCTGCACCGAATTCAAATCCGTACCGCGAACCCATCTGGTCCGATTCGATGCCGATGCTTGACCAGTACGGATATACGTTTCTGGACACAGCGGGAAAATACACCTGGCCGGGCAGCTGGAGTATGGGCGAAAGCTATTTTCCGTTCTTAAAGGCAATGGCCGCGCACTTTGCGGAAAACCCGGTGGTTGTGGCATACAAGCTGGAAAAGTTGGCGGCAAGAGATCGCGAATCCAGCGAAACCAAAGCGGAACTCAGAATCGCCGATTATTCTCTGGATGCACAAAACGCGTATACGGCATGGCGCACAAACAACGGACTGGCGCCGGAAGCATTGGCGAAGCGGTTTTCTCTGCCGGGAGTTGATGCGCCGGATACCGGGCCGGATCTTTCTCCGGAATGGCAGTCAACCATGGCATTCCGTGCATTTTCCGGTTATGAATGGGTCAAACAATCCATGGAAACAATCCGTGAAATCGACCCGAGACGGATGCTTATTGTTTATCAGATGGCCACCATGGAAAATGTGATTCCTCTGCTTAAACAATACGGCGGAACACTGCTGCCGGAAGGCGGGCCGAACTATAATGAATTATATGAGTCCAGTCTCATGACACAGATGGGGCTTCCGTATGCTCACGAGCCGAGTACATTTGTTCCCAAAGAACGGGCGCATATCGACAGCAGCTATTTTTATTCCAGCTGTTTCGGCAATGAAGCATTCTGGAACTTCCGCTGGCATCAGGACGCTTACGGACAGCAGACCGATCTGTTGCCTGCACTGGAGTTTTTAAAAAAATCCATGCCGGCGTATCAGGAGTGGTATGCAACCGGACGCATGGAACCTGAAATTCTGGTCCTCGGCAGCCGGGCGGAAAAACTGCTGTCCCGTCCGCGGCGGATTGAGCTGCCCGGTCTGGCCGGGTTTACGGAATTTGTCGCACTGTATCTGTTTCATCAGATCCCCGCACATTACGCCAATGAATTTACAGACTGGGTTGATCTGCAAAAATTCAAACTGGTTATACTCGCCGGCGATGTTGTTCCTGAAAACGTTGCTGAACGGATTACTGCCTATGCACAGAACGGCGGCAAAGTGTTGCTGTCCGGCTCTGCCGGGCAGTATGAGCCCGGGAATCCGTCCAGCCGGAATGTGTTAAGTGAGCGGTTGATTGCATTGCCGAATGTACGCCGCATTTCTGCGCCGGCGGTTACCGTGCCGAATGCATATTGGAGTACTCACGGGCATGTAAAAACCATGTTCAATCAGACCGAACTTGAACCTGTGCTTGAGTGGGCGGGAATTCAGCGGAATATTACGACGTCTGCGCCGGGATTCGCTGTGCTGCTGCGCACCGGGGACGATGGATGTCTTTATGCCGCGGTTTTCCGGCGGCTGCAATACGGACGGCTACCGGGAGCAACGTTGCAGGAAACATTTGACGGTGACACGGTTGGGTGCACGGTGACTGTACATCAGCTGAGTGCCGATCGATATACGGTAGAACTGTTCCATCGCGAAAAACGCTCAATGGGCAAAATTAAACCGGACTCAAATCAGTCGATAACAATTGCAGTTGATACAATGGAGCAGGGCGAGTTCCGGCTGTTTAAGTTAACGCCGGAAAAATAG